TGAATCGATGCAAAGAAGTGAGACGTAGGACGTCCTGTATACatggtgggtgggggggggggtctgtgaatgtgtttttataaagaaCTGTAATGATTCTGAGAAAATGGCAATTTTAATGTACCGTCTATTAAGACAGAGAAGTCAGTCATACATGCATTCACACCAGAAGAAATTGGCTAATACAAAACTTGCAGCATAAATCCTCAAATGTCTCTCTATAACACTTTGAGACGCACTCGCACAACCACGCACGGCAAACAAAGTTCAGATTTTAGGATTGTCAGACAACATATTGCCTTGATAATCTCTCAGTCACAGCAGAAATTTGTTGTAGGTATGAAGTTCATTGGTTCATATTGGAAAATAACTGAAGCTCTCATTTAATCATCCATTAATTCATTCTAAATCCTCCACCAACTGTCATTCAGTCTGAGACCCCCCTGTTAGACCCACACAGCTGTGTTGTAGTCAAACAAGGGCTGCATTTTCTCCAGACCggtctctgtctgtcttctgtctaaataaatcCCTGCATATGGTGGAGGGTGGAACTGGGGGAAGTGTTGTTGGCTCCTTTCTGCGTCAACTAGATGCGGACACAGCCTGCCTTTACCCTGCTGTCCGTTTGCCCAGAACGGCAGGTAGAAGCTGCCTTTTGAACTTTTCGGAGTCACTTtctttgacctttttaaaaGGTCACCCTGTGGCAGCTCAGGAGCCATCCAGCCCGGTCTCTCCTTAAGCAGCTTGTCCCTGTCAGGCCGGACGCTGCGCAGAAACTTCTTGAAGATGTTTGTGGTGAGCGAGAACTTTCTGCAGATCTCCTGTGAGCGACTGAGGCGGAGAGGGTGAGCCGGGGTGTCCGGTCTGTCCAGTCCTCCGTCTGCTGTCCTCTCAtctctccttttccttctctcctcgtcttccacctcctccctctccacctCAGGCAGGTCCAGCCAATTGCCCACAAGGTCAGCGAAGACGTTGTCGCCCAGAACTAAGGGCTGACGGTTGCGGCTGCGACTCATGAGCGAAGAAGTCCAGTCACTGGCATCATCTGCGCTGTCCTGGGAGTAGTCGCTGTCTAATGAAGGACCCTCTCTGGAGAGACTGTAAAGGATGCTGGGCAGGTCCACTACCTGAGCACGACAGGGAGCCTGTGGGTGAGGGTATGGCTCTGGTGGAGGGTTTCCCACTGTTGGTCCGTAGAAGTCCACCTGCGGGGCGGTGTATCCTGACCACCTCCTGGGTATAGATTCAAGGTCATTCTCACTTCTTGCAGTTCTTGCACTTCTTTCACTCTCACTGTCTAGACTGGAAGCAGAGGAAGATGAGGTACCAAGGCTGCTCCTGTTTCGGGATGGACTGTGGTCTTCTTGGCTAAAGGTATTCCTGCTATCTAAAGACAGCCTCGGGCTTGACATCAGACTTGGTCCCAGCTCCTTGGGCATGGTTTGCCTAAAGCTGCAGGGCCCGTGATCCTTTACTGAAGCTGCACTTGCTGAAGATGATGTCTCAGGAGGAACTGGTGCAACAGGATGTGGGGTCCCTCGGTTAATTGGCCGACCAGAAATGTCAAGGTTTTCCAGCGCTGTCTGGACCTGAAGGAGTTTGAGTTCTTGGAGGGCTCCCATCATTGAATTCATCTGAGCATGGAGGCCATCTCCAGCTTCCTTCATAGACAGCTGCAAGgagacagtaaaataaaaagatgaggATAAGATAAGACAAGAATCAGCAGATATCCTGGTCCTCCATCAACAGTTAAATCATTTGACAGAAGCCATGTCATCCATCAAAGGCTTATGTTCATAACTTACCTCAGCACCAGCACAAATAATATGCACAATCATCAATAAATACATGCATGAATTAATAACACAGTGAATGACATACTTTCCATCTCTGTCAGTTAGGCTTCTCTTTGTGAGTTTCACTTTGTGCACCTTGTTTAATTATGGGTCATGTGACCTAGTTTTGGATGACAGGCCCATATGGGTCCCATATGGCCTGCGTATGAGAGAGGATCCAAACCATGACAGCTGTAAAACAGACTggatttcatttctttcttcactttaattggctgtattttttttctttttgtatccTTCCATTTACCTTTTattccacatttgttttatactcTGAGCTCTTTGTCTTCAGTCTTACTTCCCTCTGTGCAGCACACTCTGCTTTTAtcctcaccctcctcctcctctgtctctttctgctttcATCTGTTTAACAGCCTGTGTCATGTGATCTTACTAACCTTCTTCTACTGATGGCAGATAGAAAGCCCAGAGGCAGCATCCTGTCTTGACCTGTGTCTTAACTTGCAGGCCTGAATCATTGCATGCTGTGACCCAGACTCTGACTCGATCTTAAACACAACGGGTTTATCTTCTATTTaagaacatgcacacactgacaaatGTAACAAACTGATGATGacttcaaaaaataaaacatttacggGATGACAATAGAAAGCATGACAGGAATTTTGTAAAACGTGCTGAGTGTGTGGGAAAACATTGGTGAGAAACTAACTAATAAACTAACTAATTTTTTTCCTATATCAATCAAACTGTTGATCACGATCTATCAGTTGAGCTGCATCACATACAATAACAGGTCACTGTCAACTACACATAAATGAATTTTAAGGTGCATCTAATCTTGTGTAAGATTTTGGATGCACTTCTGCAGCACTAAATGAACACAGATGATAAAAGATGCCCCTGCCCATCCAGCTCattagacaaaacaaacatgacaaatcTTCAGAAAACAAATTTCTTACCTTTAATTAACTCTTACAGAGCAGGAGGTATAGGTCCCTGTCTCCCTCCCTGTTGTTTTTAGTCTGCACCTCTGTCTGCACCCTAAGACTGCTGTCACTGTCTCTCACCTTTCAATTGGAGCTGTCTGACTCACTATATATGTATCTGTCTCCAATGGGGAGACACCGCTGGGCATGACAGCCAATCAGGACTGGCCGTCTAGACTATAATCCCTAAACAGCAGGGGGGAGTGGGGTTACTCTGGCGGAAATGTACTGACAATGAAAGCAGCAAGAGGGGAGATGGTGAAAGGGAGCTAAGGGGTGGTGAGAGTCAGCCGGATGAGCAGGGGAaaaggtggggtgggggtgggggggtcggATCCCTTGCCATATGTTTTGATGTTGAGAAAACTGTTGATGGATTCAATTATAGATGACACCATAAGAACACAAGGCACAGGAGGGGGGAGCGTAGATGGAAGAAAGGGGGGGGGTAACACCAGGTCGTAATATGACTCGGGGAGCAGTGATTGCATTGATGCCCAGCCTGGGAAAAGTAGCTGTGTAGGACAACTGATAGTATAAGACAATGACGTATAAGCATCGTGAGAGAGGGGAATCTTGATACAGAGTGTGGATGGTGTgggaacacaaacaaatgtaatatttctcaCCCTCGGACCAAAATCCTTCGCTCAAGCCCCAAGAgattaagaaataaaattctAGTCATAATAAAACTCCAAAAACTCTATGtaaagcaagtttttttttttttttcaaataatgtcTGAATCCCAGCTGGGCatcctgtcttttggtttgGCCTTAAACATCTCAGCAACTGTGTCACCATgaatctactgtatatttatgaaGCAATATGAAAAAATCTTATTATGGGAGGGaattatgacaaaatattttcaatgatatgatataatatattatacGCTAAAGTCATAGCTTGAGACAGTTAAAATGGTATCCACTAAGACCCACTAACCAGACTCTTGTCTCAAAACACAAAGATTTCTAatactgaaacacaaaaaataaatcagtctACATTTTTCCTTGAAAAGTGACTTAATTGGTCTTGTGTTAACTGTTTTATTGTTAGACATATGCAGTACAGTGCTCTAATATAGTAACCTGACTCTATCCTGCACCACTGGCAGCGAGCCTCTGGTAAAGTTTGCTTTGCTCATCACTATGTGGCTGAGTAGGTGCAGAGGGGGCGTGAATGCCCTCAAAGATTGGATAATAGGCCTATCAATGCGCACACTGGGGACAAAAGCCTCACCAAAGAAGGTATGTATAATTAGCACAATCAGGTTGTCTCTTGTCTTTGTGCCTCCACATATGGCTGACTTCATTAGCTGTAATTGCCTGTGTCCTGAGAGAGGCTGAGAAAGCGCACACAATTGTGGTTTACTTTCCGCCACATCAAAGGTCAACAAATCTGAAGATACGATAATTTGCGGAGTTACGTGTTGTTACATCTTCATAGGCAGACGTGGCTTCTGAGGGATTACCACACTCTGAGCTGCTCCTGAAATACTGTACCGACCACTTAAACATAGGctattaaattttgtttttggaatATTATCTACTACAAAgtccatttttattcatttggaAAGAGATAAACCTGTTTGCACATGCTAACCCAAAACACCCTAGTTTATCATTCACACGCAACTTCTCCATTATCCTCTAAATGCAAACATCCCCACCGGTTATTTCAAACGCACTGAGCTATTCACTGTCATTTCTATTCTAAGGCaacattaataattcattttgttCCCTAGGCATCAAACAGAGGAATAGTAGTAAACTAAACCTTATTATTCCACCTTTGTCATGCCAACTAACTCCGGGCACCCTACCACTGCCATTTACAGGCGGAACTTTGTGGCCCAAATCTGTCAGCCTTTTAAACTTTCAATCTGACGTCTTCTCGCGATGCTAAAAGCGGCTTTAAAATCATGTCCCACAGCAGCTGCTAGTTTAAACACAGATGTTTGTCATCCTAAGATGTCTCACTTTTACAATGTGTGACTCAGCTGAGGGCCTCGTTAGAACAAAGGCACAGATGACGCAGACATGACAGGACCTACACAAGCACCTTAAGGTCTTCACTAGGAAAAAAGATGTAGAtgataaaaatgtctgtctAGTCTAATTTAAAAAGATGACTGATGCTGCAGGGAACTGCTGTCCTGCTTAGAAACACTGGCATCATTAACTCAGTCATCTGATGTTTAAGTTAAATCTTCTTTTTGATCCTAAGCCTCACAGTATTAGCATTTAATACACCAAGGGTGTTTTTCTATAAAAAGatcatataaacaaaaaaacaagccaagtgagtttccaaaatgaatgaaagacagacagggacTGTCCAGATTCCCCCCTTCCCCacccacttcttcttcttcttctagaGGCAGTGATGCCAGCCAACCAGGCATAATTGCTAATTAAGTGATGAATGCTTCAATGTTAAAGAACAATGGATGGCAGTTTTGATTTAAAGCTGAATGTAGGCTTATTAAAAGCTTCGGAccattttaattaacaaaaacagttgactggtgtttctttctctttttatcctCATGTCAAGATCCATTTGCTGTGAAGGGTTTAACCAGAATCCAGTCAATATGCATGCAAGTGAATTAAATACcacaaagtttaaataaatcaatgctTCTCCTATCCTGTCTGATGTGATGGAACTCTCTGTTCTGACAAACCACTTTACTTATGGAGGGGAAAAATACATTCGCTGTGCAAATACACTGAGCTCACATATCCACAAACATGTCCAGACTTGCCTCACTTGAATAAATGAATCCCTGTTTAAAGTATAAACACACACGTGTGCGTGTTCACAGATATACATTTACTGAATTATGAGgtagaacataaacatgaacacatttctctttaaatgaatgtgaaatCAGAAACAAACCTTTGCTCTACTCTGGTtatgaaatacagtatgttcactgttatttgtttattgGCTGGAGGGGGGGAAAACATTGAGGCCAAGGTTATCAGACCCAAAAGGTCTTCCTGTTTAGAAGGAGCTGGCCAGAACTCTAACCTCCCCCCACCTCCGCtgctaattaaaaatgaatggtGTCCTGTGAGGGTCAAGGACAGGAATGGGGTCTCTGTCCACGGGACACAGAGAGGGTCTCTGTGACTAAACTGCTGGACATGCCACAGACCGCTGTGGACAACCCCACGGTCCTGATCAAAAAGGCAATAAAGTTGCACAGCATTCACcagaggaaaatgataaattacTGTTCACATGGAAATTACTGCCCTTTTGATGAAAAAACGGATAGTTTGGTCTAAATGTCTTCAGTCATGTTTAAGAGAGGAAGAAGTGTGGAAAATAGTCAGATAAAAAAGGGACACAAATGTATTATAGTATTATATCATGTGGAGTTGGTGTTTAAGTGTAGATGTCTACACATTTAACAGAACTTTTTAGTATGTAACTTTTCATTCAGTATGTTGCCTGTTCCGCTCAGGGATGTCTGACTATAAAATGGATCTTTACTGAAGGTGATTTAAAGCGTGCTTCCATTAAaatgaggtgaaaaaaaaattgtcaccCTCCCCTGGTGCTGTTTAGCCGTGCAGCAATTTAGgctggttctttttttttttgtgcccaGAATGATCTTCATTGCTCTCATTCATCACCTTAAACTCCACACTCTTACTTTTCAGCTCCGTACATAAAAGACACATTATGCTTTGCACACATACTGAGTATTaattttggtaaatggtaagtTGTCTTCTTATaaaacgcttttatccaaacacacacaaacctataATGTGGCTGTGGCTGCCTTGCCAGtcgctcacctgacccaccaggagcaattTTGGATTTATTGTCCTGCCCAAGGACACTGACACATGGGACTGGTAGTCAAACcgctgtggtccatggatgactgagctacagccgccccttttTGAATTTAAGTCCTAAAGTGTGTAAATGTTCAACATGGAGACAGTTCCTAGGAATACTGGGCTGGATTTTAAGCTCCTTTTTCttagagaaataaaaaaccTTCAGTCTGTGGATCATCAGGAGCAAAAGGGGACACTCTTTCTGCAAAAGGGTGATGCTGCTCAATGCAAGTACAATATCTGTAAAGTCTGGCAAATTAAAACTTCTCTGCAGCGGGTCGAAATGGAAATTTTGTCGAACTAGAACCAATATATTACTGGTTCTCTGACCTGCTATGAGGCAAAGATTCCCTGATGGCCTCTTTAGACATAGGTGGTGGTTTAATAGCTTCTTTCCTGACAGCACCGATTTATGCCATCATAAAAAAAGTAACACAATGATATTATCTATATCATCTTACTCTGTATAGGGTGATATTTGAAGACCGTTGTCTCCCTGGTTATAAATCTTCAATGGAGACAACCATAGTTAAATTGATGGTTGATAACGCAACAGTTGACGTCAGCACCGTGTGTGGGCAGTGTGAGTGCTCAGCCAATTCTCAATTCTCCAGGCCACAGTTGTTACAGCATGTGACGTTAATTTTGCTCATGCTCTAGATCCTGCTTCCTCTTCATCTAACATCAAAAGTGTAAAGTCGCAGGAGCATTTCCTGaagaaaatgtctgtgtgtttggtgtaAGCTGCCTTGATGACTggcttgaattttttttttttttttgtgcacctCTAAGTGCTGACTTAGTGTGCTCTTGCAGTGAAAGGATTCCTCCTCTCTAGCTATTGCTGAGGTTACTTGCAGTTTTAACCAAATTAATAGGGACTTTTCCGTTATCTAATTAGGCATCTTCAGACAGAGTGTATTGGTGTTGTAGAAATTTTAAAGCCCCGTGGGGAAATTTGGGATTTTGGTCTAGATACAGTCACAGATACAGATACAATTTGATTTGAGTGTTGTGCATTTGAGTCAATAGGCCTAAAGATATGATCATGTGTTATGCACAGTTGTGGAATCAATGTGAAATTCTGGCCAAATATGATCACATA
This genomic interval from Channa argus isolate prfri chromosome 5, Channa argus male v1.0, whole genome shotgun sequence contains the following:
- the inka2 gene encoding PAK4-inhibitor INKA2, which codes for MDQQLSKPECKNMDACLRRLKQELLSMKEAGDGLHAQMNSMMGALQELKLLQVQTALENLDISGRPINRGTPHPVAPVPPETSSSASAASVKDHGPCSFRQTMPKELGPSLMSSPRLSLDSRNTFSQEDHSPSRNRSSLGTSSSSASSLDSESERSARTARSENDLESIPRRWSGYTAPQVDFYGPTVGNPPPEPYPHPQAPCRAQVVDLPSILYSLSREGPSLDSDYSQDSADDASDWTSSLMSRSRNRQPLVLGDNVFADLVGNWLDLPEVEREEVEDEERRKRRDERTADGGLDRPDTPAHPLRLSRSQEICRKFSLTTNIFKKFLRSVRPDRDKLLKERPGWMAPELPQGDLLKRSKKVTPKSSKGSFYLPFWANGQQGKGRLCPHLVDAERSQQHFPQFHPPPYAGIYLDRRQTETGLEKMQPLFDYNTAVWV